ATGCTGATGGAAGCCCGGCCGGTCCGCACGCGGGTCAGATCCTTCTCAAAACCCACTACGCGTTTTTGCATCTCGTCTTTGCATTTGGCAATAAAGTCAGTCATATGTTTATCCTCGAATACAAAATGATCAACGAACCAGGGTTCCGCCCAGCTCACCTGTGATGGCCCGACGTACGCAACCCGCTTCACCGAGTTTGAACACGCGAATCGGAATGCCCGCCTCCATGCACATCGTAATCGCTGTCGCGTCCATGACATTCAATTTCTTGCTGAGAACATCGAAGTAAGTCAGCTCATCGAATTTCACGGCATTGGCATCCTTATGCGGATCGCGGTCATAGATGCCGTCGACCTTGGTCGCTTTCAGAATCACCTCAGCGCTCACCTCACGCGCACGCAAACTCGCGGCGGTGTCGGTGGTAAAATAAGGGTTGCCGGTTCCGCCCGCGAAGATCACCACCCGACCCTTGGCCAGATGTTTGATCGCCTTCCGACGAATGTAAGGCTCCGCCAACTCCTGCATGTGAATCGCTGTCATCACCCGACTGTAGACGTTGTACTTGGTTTCCAGAATACCCTGCAATGCCAGACTATTGATCACAGTCGCCAGCATGCCCATGTAGTCGGCATTGGCCCGGTCCATGTCCCAGCCAGCTGCCCGCGATCCTCGCCAGATATTACCACCACCGATGACAATGGCGACTTCCACGCCCAGCTTTTGGATATCGGCGATCTCGCGCGCAACAAATTGCAGTGCGTCGCCTTCGATACCGAATCCACGTTCGCCCCCCAACATTTCACCGGAAAGTTTGAGCATGACTCGTTTGTACTGTGCTTGACTCATTGACGCCTCTCGCGGCAGGTTTTTCATTGCGGAGAAAAGAAGGAACATGCGGACACAAGGCAAAAAAAACCCCGATCGCCTCGGGGTTTCTTCTTTTCATTAAGAGCGGAGAGCCGCGGCGACTTCATCCGCGAAGTTTTCCTTCTTCTTGTCGATGCCTTCACCCAGTTTGAAGAGGTGGAAGGAGGACAAGGTCGCGCCCTTGCCTTTTTCGGCGACGAGCTTGCTGACGCTCAGCGAAGGGTCCTTGATGAAAGCCTGCTCGGTGAAGCAGATTTCTTTGAAGAACTTGTTGATCTGACCCTGAAGGATCTTGTCATGCATATTCTCAGGCTTGCCTTGCTCAAGAAGAGCTTTGCGGCCGAGGTCTTTTTCCGTTTCGATTTCTTCGGGGCTGACTTCGTCCGACTTCAGGTAGCGAGGAGCGGCGGCAGCGGCGTGCATCGCAAGGTCCTTGCCGAGTTCCTGAACTTCAGGACCTTCAGCGCCGTTCAGAAGAACGAGAGCACCGATTTTACCACCCATGTGGGTGTAACCGGAAACAGTGCCTTTGTTCGTGGTCAGAAGAGCCACGCGGCGCAGGCGCATGTTTTCACCGATCTTGGCGATCAGGCCTTTCAGATTGTTTTCAACCGTGTCGCTGCCCATTTTCAGGCTATTCAAAGCGTCGAGGTCGCCCACTTTATTTTGCAGAGCGACTTTCGCAACGTCGTCAGCGAATTTGACGAATTCAGCGTTCTTGCTGGCAAAGTCAGTTTCCGCGTTGAGTTCGATCACAACACCCGTGCGATTGTCGTCGCTCACGAGAACCTTCACGATACCTTCGGAGGCCACGCGATCGGCTTTTTTCGCCGCGCGCGACAGACCGCGCTCACGGAGCCAAAGGATGGCTTTTTCCATATCGCCTTGGTTTTCTTCCAGCGCTTTTTTACATTCCATCATGCCAACGCCAGTTTTTTCGCGCAGCTCTTTCACCATACTCGCTGAAATTGTCACGGGGTAACCTCCCAAATTATTTTTGAAGATGATGTTCGCAATTTATGTAGACCGGTATGGCCCGCACCCTCTTTAGCGCCTCGGCATCCTAGCTCAAGTCAAAGGTCAGAACAAATGCCATTATGACATTTTTTGGGCAAGTGCCGGGGCGAGGGAGGGACATACAAAAGCTGCCCCTTGCGGAGCAGACTGAGTGAGATTACTTCTTCTCGACGTTCACGCGGTTGCCTTTGTCGTCACGGAAGCTGCCTTCCTGAACGGCGAAGCCGCGCTCTGGTTTTTCACTGTCGTCACCGCCTTTGCCGCGAGCGCGGCCTTCAGCACAGGCTTGAGCCGCGGTGCCGATGAAAAGCTGCAG
This is a stretch of genomic DNA from Oligoflexus sp.. It encodes these proteins:
- the pyrH gene encoding UMP kinase; its protein translation is MSQAQYKRVMLKLSGEMLGGERGFGIEGDALQFVAREIADIQKLGVEVAIVIGGGNIWRGSRAAGWDMDRANADYMGMLATVINSLALQGILETKYNVYSRVMTAIHMQELAEPYIRRKAIKHLAKGRVVIFAGGTGNPYFTTDTAASLRAREVSAEVILKATKVDGIYDRDPHKDANAVKFDELTYFDVLSKKLNVMDATAITMCMEAGIPIRVFKLGEAGCVRRAITGELGGTLVR
- the tsf gene encoding translation elongation factor Ts, translating into MTISASMVKELREKTGVGMMECKKALEENQGDMEKAILWLRERGLSRAAKKADRVASEGIVKVLVSDDNRTGVVIELNAETDFASKNAEFVKFADDVAKVALQNKVGDLDALNSLKMGSDTVENNLKGLIAKIGENMRLRRVALLTTNKGTVSGYTHMGGKIGALVLLNGAEGPEVQELGKDLAMHAAAAAPRYLKSDEVSPEEIETEKDLGRKALLEQGKPENMHDKILQGQINKFFKEICFTEQAFIKDPSLSVSKLVAEKGKGATLSSFHLFKLGEGIDKKKENFADEVAAALRS